The following coding sequences lie in one Allorhizobium pseudoryzae genomic window:
- a CDS encoding cytochrome b, producing the protein MEASAYAPTLRLLHWLVATLVLSVWPLGFMIKFVRDEVKLDFYMLHESLGFIVLWLMLVRIGARLTSCAPSALTDGIERHVANVVHVLLYLFLIVMPLSGFLATNAHGFPLHWFNLVPIWSPIGKAPEIAPVFSAIHEWSSWILLGLFALHIAGVIFHHVIRRDGTLYRIL; encoded by the coding sequence ATGGAAGCCTCGGCATATGCGCCGACCTTACGCCTGCTGCATTGGCTGGTGGCGACGCTCGTGCTATCGGTCTGGCCGCTTGGGTTCATGATCAAGTTCGTGCGCGACGAGGTGAAGCTCGATTTCTACATGCTGCACGAATCGCTTGGCTTCATCGTGTTGTGGCTGATGCTGGTGCGGATCGGTGCGCGACTGACAAGCTGCGCGCCGTCAGCTCTCACAGACGGGATCGAACGTCATGTGGCCAATGTCGTGCATGTCCTCCTCTACCTTTTCCTGATCGTGATGCCTTTGTCCGGTTTCCTTGCCACCAATGCCCACGGCTTTCCGCTGCACTGGTTCAACCTCGTTCCCATCTGGAGCCCGATCGGCAAGGCGCCGGAGATCGCGCCGGTCTTTTCGGCGATCCATGAATGGAGTTCGTGGATCCTTCTTGGCCTTTTTGCGTTACACATCGCTGGCGTGATCTTTCACCACGTGATCCGTCGCGATGGCACCCTTTACCGAATACTCTGA